The window GTGAGATTGCGACTGGAAATAGcggagagcgagttgaaagccgTAAGCGAACGAAAATACCCGAACACTGGCGAGAACGCTGCACAGTCTGTCACGAACACCAGTGAACAGCACATCGATATCATCCATCAACCGAGAAGGCAGAAGGAAGGGCACCGTGTGAAACGCCTCTCATTTTTCAGGGAGGATGAAGCTGTAAGTCACGAATTCAGCGACAGTATTGTTGCTCATGGGCTGCCAGCCACTACACGCGATTACTCCACTCTACCAGCTCAGCCAGTCCGGGAGCCGGAGCCTGCAGTCCACACCGCACTGAAAAACTCCCGGGTTTTAATCCAGGAGGATGGAAGCTATTCCGAGCAGGACCTGCTGATGCGAGGTGATGAACAGATGGGCCACACAAGCACAGCGGGGTGGAGAAGAGCAGTGGAAGGTAGATTTGAGGTTGAATTATATAAttgccttttttatatataataataataataatacagtgtacAGAGTTGCACGCTAAAATTGCGCCTTTAATGTAAATGATCAGAGTGTCCTagattaaaatgatttaaaatgtccaagtaaaaaaaaaattcagttaaaaCTGCTGCAGTTCACTGCACTCCTGTATGTTGAGTTGGGTCtgttaataaagtacaattttaTAGGGTTTATAAACATGCAGTTGCATGGGACTGTTGCATCACTGCTGGGGCTAAATGCAATCATCCTCACATTGCACAATAATTACCCTGACATTACAATCTGGAGTGATTTATAGATTTACCAGTGTTTCTCTCTTCTCTTTGACACAGGTCCTGCACAGAGAAATGCTCTCCCTCATACTGAGGAAGGGACGAAGGCAGAATCGGCTCCCATTCAAGAGGAGCTCTTTGACCAGGAATGGTGCAGGAGTCCAAAGCAGGCTACAGAGCTGACATCTATTGAAGGTGTGGAACTGAACTCTGGATTTCAATTTGTACACATCAAAGAGGAGGTTCTTGAACTGGAATGTGACCCGGTTGAAGAGGGGGCTTCTGACCACTTTAAAAGATGCCAAAGAATTCCACTTGGACAAAATGTGTACCCCTGCACTCAATGTGGGAAGAATTTCATACGGTCAGCTGAGCTGAAAAGACAtgagcgcattcacacaggagagaaaccttatcactgtattgaatgtgggaAAAGTTTCACTCATTCAGGAACACTGACCTtacaccagagaattcacacaggcGAGAAACCTTACAGCTgcactgagtgtgggaagagtttcaaacacacacaccacctcacaacacaccagcgcattcacacaggagagaaacccttTCACTGCACTGAGTGTGAGAAGAGTTTCATTGCAAAGGAAGAGCTGAAGAGACATCTGCgcactcacacaggagagaaaccgtaccGCTGTGCTGAGTGTGGAAAGAGATTCACCCAGTCAGGAACGCTGACAatacaccagcgcattcacacaggagagaggcCCTATCAGTGCCTTGAATGTGGGATGACTTTCCTTTGGTCAACAGACTTTAAAAGACACAAGCGAATTCACCCTGAAAAGAACCAGCATCCACTGTCTGCTGAGGAAACACACAGAGCTTAGCCACATTATTAGGTCCAGTTTGTTTGTGTAGCCCATTAGTAATGAAGCTCATTCCAGTCATTCCTTAAGTCAGTCTTGTGTCATGTATGTGAGGATAGGATAGAAGAGCCTGAGCAGTAATCCTGGCAGTTTGTAGTTTACTAGGCTGAGATATAATAAAGCAGGAAGTGTATGTAAGGGAACGAGGCTCGCCTGCCACGGGTCAGTGTGTCTGAGAGGTGCAGGGCTGTCCTGTTTCGAAGGCTGTATATCGTGAGCCATTTCTTTCATCCAACTGTGCTTAGATGTTTGGATTAAGTAGTGGTAGTCCAGTGCACTTGTGTGTgaacctgcttgatgagattctgggattaataaactactaacaaccaaacaagcagtTTGAAAAGTTTCTTATGTATGTGTTCTTGTCTCATAGTTATGCTCACTTGATTTATTCAAATACCTGTATGATATACACATGTATGTAACCTCTAAGTAAccatttgtttgttattagaaaaaataaatctgtattctAAAGTGAAGAATCTGAAAATACATTGTGAGGCTCCTTACTGGCTCTGGCTGCTTTCTCCTTTACACAAGCTTGCTTCAGTGTTCTGCCTTTCTGACTGATCTGACTTTCTCCTTCGCATTGTCTGTGGTACACACGTCAATATATGAAACTGAAAAAACTAatctaaatcatattttttttctgtaatgaatTTTAATTTGGGGAACATGAATCTGGCCACAGGCAATACACAAAAAACTCCCAAATAAATgtctattttaaaacagtctggaTTCAGAATAGCTACATACTGCAAACCTATAAGTGTGaaaagccttttattatgcaattttcatgacaaagaaaaaacaatcaaCATTGTTGGTGCTAATATTATCACACCATGTTCAGTAACTGTGAGTGTAATTCATGGAGAACACCACGCTCGCCGTTCACTTCTTCAGCTATAATGTCTTTGTTTGATGTAAGTTACTCACAGTCCTGCAGTTTATAACATAAACCAGTTTATTAGACAAACGCGCAGGAAAAAAGAGCACGCGTTTCATTTTACTTTCACACAGAGTGACTGTAGATTCTTGATTGCACAGGTACAAGCGCGGCGCATTGGTGAAAAACTTTTAACCCTTTACTAAATATCTCAGTATCCCAATGTATTCATTTGACTGCATCAAAAAACTCTGTAATGGGATTTCTGAGTTTACTGAATGTTATGTTTATATCAATTCTATTGATAGTATGTGTGTTTGCTTAACcacaattattttatattatctgTTAAGGTACCCTCTAAGAAACGTATGTTAGTGAATAGtacaaaaataatttatgaaCTAGTTATTTCACATTTATCACACAATCGGTATTTTCACAATTTTGtaagtatatattttatgttgtttttaacaatagtgaaatacaatagtttcagctCTCCAGGgcacaatttaatttatttaaaaacgtaTTTACATTGGTAGTTGAGTGCTgtaaacaaatagtttaaaacaattacaaaaatgaatcCTCGTCCTCATTTCATTTTaccttctttaaaacaacacctAAATAAGCTGTTTTAGAGGCTGGATACATCTCTTTTTAATCTGATGACctgttgtttttctgtatttagAGGTATATTCTATCCTACAAAGTGTAAGATAATAGAGACAGTGGAGAACTCATATTGAAGGTGAATGCTGTCTGTTGCATACGAGTGATAGCTATATAAGGTATCAgattaatagaagaaaaacaacacgtGTTTTTCAAAAAGAGGCAAATGTGGGGGGCCGGGGGTGGGGTCtatccctttaagtttctccagATAGGGTTATTGACAGGTGTCACAGGTAAAACAGAAAGACTTAAAACGTATTAATTGTATGATGATATTTCCTGCCTTGTCTGTGCAGTTTTTCAGTATCAATCAATGATAATGACAAAATGTCTCCAGACAATCTGGAAACTTCTCAGTGCGTTTTAGATAAGCTAATGTttatattaaggaagattaaGTAGTATTCCTTTTgtaagtaaagaagtgacaacaATATATTTGATCAGAAGAGGAATATGATTTAATCTTATGACAGTTTGATCCATGTCTCAGCGTATACTGCTTTCATGATCATTGATTGCTCTTGAAAATGGACCTCACGACCTTTTGTAAGACCCATTGCCGCAAGAACATGTTTTGATCCCACGTGGATGTACTCGGTTAATGGCGCATGCCCAGCAATAGAGACAGGCCGCTCCAAAATGATGAAAACAAGTAACAACACGGAACTGACGCTGGTGCTGGGGAGGAAATTAGTTGTGTCTGTTGCTCAGAGGTGAAACAACAACACAGCTGTAGATTTCGAGCTGTGACTGCAGATTCTGCGTCGTTGCTACAAAGCGGTCCTTGTTTACAATCAATATTGTACATGTAGTTTTACAGGTAGCTTCCCTGTTAAACGACACTAAATAAAGTGGTGCTTTTGATTAAGAGCCAACATTGCAACCCGTCTCTGAAATGAAAGAAGAGATGGATATGCGCGCATCCTCCGCGTCTCTCCTGGAAGAAGAACTCGCCTCTGCTATCGAGcctgcagtgaaagcggctgtgctGAGCGTCATGTCTGCATTAGCAAAGTTCGTGgacagtaaatgtgcagttttccacCTCAGACTGGACGAGAGAGACCACGAATTTGAAAGCGTGAGATTGCGATTGGAAATAGcggagagcgagttgaaagcgaTGCGGGGCGGAGAATACACGAGCACTGGCGAGAACGCTGCACAGTCTCTCACGAACACCAGTGAACAATACTGCGGGGTTGACATTGATTTCTTTCATCTACACGAGAAGGAAATGGTGGGGGGTCCTGCAAATAACAGCCGGGTCAGCGACAGTATTGTTTCTCACGGCCTGCCAGTCACTACACGCGATTACTCCACTCTACCAGCTCAGCCACTAAGGGACCCGGTGCCTGCAGCCCACACCGCAGCGAAAAACTCCCGGGTTTTAATCCGGCGAGATTCAGCCTGTTCAGATCTACTTGTTCAAGGTGATGACTGTGAACAGCTGAGCTACTCGAGCACAGCGCGATGGAGAACAGAGGCAGGCAAGTTCACGTCAGTTTCAgtagaaacaaaataacattctATTTACCGGTGTTAAGATGAATCCGGTACCCCTTGATATAGTGTATCCCCTGGAAATCATCTTGAGATTGAGATGGAGCAGGCGCGTATTTATTTAATAGAAGTCTGCTCCTGTGTGTGCGTTTTCTCCGCTGCAGCTGTGATTACGACGACGGTACTTCGAGTCTTATTTACGATGTATTGATTTTACTGCggtttgttttattagtgaaaACGTACAAttcaaaacacatacagtatcgtataatcaaattttaaaaccaagttattaaaaaataaatcgaCCATACAAATTAAAAGGgaatcccttttaaaaaaaaaaaaaaaagctacaatacTTTAAATGTTAAGAAATTTGAATTTGGGAAAAATACTAATCGGAAaggagtaaaaaataaagaaatactgagagattaaatcaagttttgtttaTCACAGCACCGCGGAAGCTGAAATATTTCATATCCTCTGCCTTAAAGATTTTCTGACCGCAGTAGGATTCCAGTACTATACCAGATGTGTTCAGGGGGTCAAGGTGTGCTCATACAGGTCGTTTTATTACAGGGAGGGATACTACATTTTTTCAGCAGAAATAGTTTGTATACCTTTTAAAAGCAATAGGACTCCAGTATTCGATTACATAGGGTTAGAGGATATTGTTAGAGGTTGCAGTGGTAGAATGACTGGAAAACGATGTAGTACAGGGATTACAAAACAGATtatcataaaaatgtgttttagaagATCAATCTATAAAAAATGTGCCAACACTACCTCAACATCAACCAtgcacctaaccctaacctcagccAGACACCTAACGCTAACGTTAACCCTAACCTCAGCCAGACatctaaccctaacctcagccagacacctaaccctaaccctaacctcagccagacacctaaccctaacctcagccagacacctaaccctaaccctaaccctaaccctaaccctaacctcagccagacacctaaccctaacctcagccagacacctaaccctaacctcagccagacacctaaccctaacctcagccagacacctaaccctaaccctaacctcagccagacacctaaccctaaccctaacctcagccagacacctaaccctaaccctaaccctaaccctaacctcagccagacacctaaccctaaccctcagccagacacctaaccctaaccctagccagaaccctaaccctaacctaaccctaaccctaaccctaacctcagccagacacctaaccctaaccctaacctcagccagacacctaaccctaacctcagccagacacctaaccctaaccctaacctcagccagacacctaaccctaacctcagccagacacctaaccctaacctcagccagacacctaaccctaaccctagccagacacacctaaccctaaccctaacttcaGCCagacacctaaccctaaccctaacctcagccagtcacctaaccctaacctcagccagacacctaaccctaaccctaaccctaacctcagccagacacctaaccctaacctcagccagacacctaaccctaacctcagccagtcacctaaccctaacactaataGGAATTAAGGGGCTGGAATCAAGCTTTGCGTGAGGCAGCCATTGGACGAACGCCTTCACTGATCACAGCAGTAGCCAGCGCCAGCATTCAAGCAGGCTCTAAATTAGGGTTATTGTGCAGTCTAGCCATATGGATCAACTTTCAGAAAAATCTGAAGTAGTTTAGTTTAGAGTTTTTAATGTACCAAGAAATGTGTCCCACCCATAATGTAAAAATGagtttttcacatttaaacactACTTTAGAGTAATAGTGCAGTCATGAAAAATGTAGgattacacgtccccatgtgatgttacaactctttaaataacagacctgatctgtcctctaaatcactgcaggaagagcgataaaaagAATcaagtgttctggcttttctgtcccataccacatcatggatcgttaatgctgtgttacctgtttgacaatgtgggcaataatcctgacactattactgaaaagaaaaattacaggtgcattgtttaaacaattgtagcaacacatggggacgtgtaacgctgtaCTTTTTGGGACGCTGGTATTTACTCTTTCAATACTGGTTATGATtgatttgcatgtgttttatgtGCATATTTGAACATTTAAGCAAATTACAAAATGCTTTCCTCAGCATTTGAATGAATTACAGTGCTATAGGTGGGACACATTACCTTGATGCATAATTTTCAAAACAATGACAATGAAGAAAACTGCTTGTAGAGAAGAACCTCAGAGTGATGAaccccttgggaatggaggttgttcggAAGTATGAAATGTCCCTaactctaatttttttttttcattgacacaGATCCTGCAGAGGGAAATGCTCTCCCCCATGCTGAGGAAGGGTCGAAGGCAGAATCAGCTCCCATTCAAGAGGAGCTCTTTGCCCAGGAATGGTGCAGGAGTCCAAAGCAGGCTACAGAGCTGACATCTATTgaagggaaggaggaggaggaacctgCACTAGATCCTGAGCACATTAATGAAGAGATCCCTGGAATTGAACCGGTCATCATTAAAGAGGAGGTTCCTGAACGTGAATCTGACCCCGTTGAAGAGGGGGGTTCAGACCACTTTGAAAGACGGCAGCAAGTTCAAACTGGACAAAAACAGTATTGCTGCCCTGATTGTGGGAAGCGCTTCAGTACATCAACAGAGCTGAAAAGACACCACCGAATTCACAccggagagaagccgtatcattGTAATGAATGTGGAATGAGTTTCAGTACTTCAGGAGAtctgaaaagacaccagcgaattcacacaggagagaagccatatcgttgcactgagtgtgggaagagtttcactcAGCTTGGAACGCTGACATTACACctgcgaattcacactggagagaaaccatacGGCTGCACTGCATGTGGAAAGAGTTTCAAACAGTTACAGCACCTTAAAAAACACCTGCAAATTCACAAGAGAGAGAGACTCGGACCTGTTTTCAGAAACATCGCTGAATGAATGTGAGCCGTCCTCAACTTCAGCCGTGATCACTTTAAACAGACCCCAGGTGCTGGACAGCTTAGACATGCTGGATGACTACATTACATTACTAGATACTTCTTattataatgaataatatattagatatatatattatatatatatatattatataatatatataactatatatatatatatatatatataatcttaaaatCAGCTCTTCACACATAGCATaacgatttaaataaaaaagtatccATTTACTACTAGTGCAGAGAGTTTGATAACATATTTGTTCTTCAATTTACCCTAAAATTAAATGGATTTCAGCAATGATAACTGCCAAGACTGCCTCTTCACCCTGCCTAATTGAGTGGAGTGTGTTCCTCTACCTGCAATCATGTTGGTGTGGATGCCTCTCTCACTACAGGCCTGTATCTTTGGACTGAATCCAAGAAGAATTTTCTTTTGGTCAACAGACCTGTAAAGACACCAGCGGATTTGCACAAGGGGGAaattgtattgctaaaatgaacGCGGAAGAGTTTCATTCAGTCAGAAACACTGATAATCCACCAGCatattcacacaggagagagacgGTATCCTTGCACTGCATGTAGGAAGGGTTTCTTGTGGTCTGGAGGGCTGAAATAGAGTGGAGTCTCAC is drawn from Polyodon spathula isolate WHYD16114869_AA chromosome 55, ASM1765450v1, whole genome shotgun sequence and contains these coding sequences:
- the LOC121307378 gene encoding zinc finger protein 436-like; the encoded protein is MEEARVRPVSEMKEEMDMRASSASLLEEELASAIEPAVKAAVLSVMSALAKFVDSKCAVFHLRLDERDHEFESVRLRLEIAESELKAVSERKYPNTGENAAQSVTNTSEQHIDIIHQPRRQKEGHRVKRLSFFREDEAVSHEFSDSIVAHGLPATTRDYSTLPAQPVREPEPAVHTALKNSRVLIQEDGSYSEQDLLMRGDEQMGHTSTAGWRRAVEGPAQRNALPHTEEGTKAESAPIQEELFDQEWCRSPKQATELTSIEGVELNSGFQFVHIKEEVLELECDPVEEGASDHFKRCQRIPLGQNVYPCTQCGKNFIRSAELKRHERIHTGEKPYHCIECGKSFTHSGTLTLHQRIHTGEKPYSCTECGKSFKHTHHLTTHQRIHTGEKPFHCTECEKSFIAKEELKRHLRTHTGEKPYRCAECGKRFTQSGTLTIHQRIHTGERPYQCLECGMTFLWSTDFKRHKRIHPEKNQHPLSAEETHRA
- the LOC121307380 gene encoding zinc finger protein with KRAB and SCAN domains 1-like, which produces MKEEMDMRASSASLLEEELASAIEPAVKAAVLSVMSALAKFVDSKCAVFHLRLDERDHEFESVRLRLEIAESELKAMRGGEYTSTGENAAQSLTNTSEQYCGVDIDFFHLHEKEMVGGPANNSRVSDSIVSHGLPVTTRDYSTLPAQPLRDPVPAAHTAAKNSRVLIRRDSACSDLLVQGDDCEQLSYSSTARWRTEADPAEGNALPHAEEGSKAESAPIQEELFAQEWCRSPKQATELTSIEGKEEEEPALDPEHINEEIPGIEPVIIKEEVPERESDPVEEGGSDHFERRQQVQTGQKQYCCPDCGKRFSTSTELKRHHRIHTGEKPYHCNECGMSFSTSGDLKRHQRIHTGEKPYRCTECGKSFTQLGTLTLHLRIHTGEKPYGCTACGKSFKQLQHLKKHLQIHKRERLGPVFRNIAE